GAATTTCCTAGATACTTGCTCAAGGGATAGATAATAGGGAAAAACACTAGGTATTCTTCTCATCTACCTAAGCTTTGGTGGCAGAGCTACCTGGTACCTGTACTAGTGGGATGTAGCAGGTACTAGTCGCGGTGCGCTCATGGGCACCACTATCATAAAAAAAAGTGCTTGTTCTTAGAAACCAAATGCAACGAGACAAGAAAAAAGCTTTTAGAGAGATATTCTTGAAAGTGTTAGTGTTTGATATCTTGATAGTTTGAAGAATGGTCTAGTCCATGTACAACACTTAAGACTGACAGGTAGTCCTATTAGCTTTATCGAGTTGAACTCTGTTGAAGTGATGAATGCGTAAGTCCGCTGAGCTTGCTTCTAGAAAGGGATAAGGAAAGACCACATGTGAAATGTCATGGAttacagaaattaaaaaaataaagctCTCTGTCTTCTTTTCATGATCTTTGTCTCGAAATTTGCTGTTAAAGGAACTATGTATGGCTATCCGTATATCTCACGAAGTTGTCTTACACTATCTTTTTCtctgaagggcaaaaattaccCAACACAAGGGCCATATTTTGTGGCAATCTGGAGTTTGACTCCCTTCAGTCATATATTGAGCGGCTTTTCAGAAGATATGGGAAGGTTGATAGGGTGGATATGAAATCTGGTTTACCTACCATTTTCTTGTTTGTTTTCTGgttaatttttgaaagaaagttaGCTCTTAGAGATAGAAGGCTAAAGGGTCAAGGTAAACTGTGTGTTTACATTTGTTTCCAGGATACCTATTATGTTCGACGAAGGACTAGCCCACGATTATGTAGAGAAGTTCTTGGCTAATTTTTAAATGAATCTATTCTTTTCTTTAAATAGTTTCTGCTTATGTGTATGTATTTTTTCCATGGAGGTTCAAGTTTTTGGTATTTGTTCTGATAGATGACTTTATGATTATTGAATTGCATCTTCATAAAAGTTAGTAGatgttatctttctttctttttttttttttttttcttttttttttttttttggatgaaaaaAGTCAGCCGTTATCTTCTTTCTGCTTGTTGGAAAACGTTCTCTCTAAATTGTTTTATCTAGTGAAAATTCAAGTTATTGTGTAGTTGAACTCCCAAACTCAATAATTTCTTTGGCGCAGGATACTTGGGAATTCCTACATACAATGCTACATACGCCTCTGATGCTGATGATGCAATTAGAAGACTCGACAGGATAGAGTTCGGTAGAAAGGGACGCAGACTTCGTGTAGAATGGTCCAAGGTATGATGTTGAATCGCGAAGTTGCAGCGCCATGACAGATAATATTTACAGCACGTTTGGTGTGGATATATGGCACTTTCTGTTGATCTTATATGCAGAACTGACCTAACTAAGATGGTGTTACAGCAGGATCATGGTAGTAGGAGGCctgaaatttccagaaaaccTGCTGTGAATACTAGACCTTCAAAGACTTTATTTGTCATCAACTTCGATCCAGTTCACACTATAGAGAGGTATTTTGAACCATATGGTAGAATATCAAATGTTCGAATCAGAAGGAATTTCACGTTTGTTTAGTATGAGTCAGAGGATGATGCTAGCAGAGCATTAGAAGCAACAAACATGAGGTTAGCAGTTTAGAAGGACCTTTGATGAGTATTTTACTTTGCTTGCTTGTTGCTAGAATCATACATATCATTGTTACTGGAATATTTGACTACTCTTGCTAAGCGAGTACTCCATTTCACCTTATCAGGAATAGTTAACCTCTCTGAAATAGTCAGGGAAATGACTGTGTAGAATGTAGGCACAAACTGTTGAAGGGTCATTTTTACTTCATCAGTTCATTGTGATGATGTTAGTTATTTCTGGAGATAAATTGCAGGTATTCGTTTCCATCTGGGGAGATATATTGAAACAGTAGACAACTTTACAAAAAAGTTTAAATTCAGTAGACAAGCAGCTCATCTCTTTTCTATTTTTCTGGTTCTCTTTCCTCCTCACTGCCCGCTTTCTTCCCactcttgtttttttttattattaaggTAGTGTCTGAATTAGCTTGTGCGTACCTTGACTATTCTCACTacctgttgtttcttgtactttgattatTGTATGACTTTGTTGTAGTTACTGTTTCCTTTTCAGTCAGTTATTTCTTTTCCCGAACTGCTTTCATTTGCTtgccttgagccgagggtctaacGGAAATAGCCTCTCTACTTCACAaaataggagtaaggtctgcgcacactctaccctcccagacccacttgtgggactacactggtatgttgttgttgttgttgttatacctCTAGGATTCAATCGGGTGCTTGGATTCCTCCGCAAGTACTAGTATCGGATAACTTTATCCACCAAGGCTCAGGCAAATGTGAAAAATCGCCCGACTCTTGTCTTTGTGAAGATTTGAACTCTGGTCTCTCACGGTCTCCCACTTCACTGCTATTGGGCAACACCCTTGGTTATTTAAGAAAAAGCCATTACAGCATTTCTCTTTTTTGTGGGTGCTGCAGTTTTACATTATACTTCCTTTCTAATGACTCAAATTGTATTCTCTTATTTTACTCATTTGGGGTTTTGGATTAAATTTGGCAGCAAGTTCATGGATCGAGTTATTTCTGTAGAATTTGCAATTCGAGACAACGATGAGAGGAGAAATGTTCGCAGTCCTGACAAAAGAGGTCGTGACATGTCACCTGACAGAAGAGGTTATGACCGTCGGCGTTCACCTAGCCCATATAGAAAGGATAGGGGTAGTCCTGACGATGGGCATGGAGCACCTCTAAACTCAAGGTTTCACCCCCACCCAATAGGACATGTAGATGGGATGGGTTTACTCAAGCTGTATCCATGTCCAAAATTTTCATTTATGCTAATCTTGTTATAATCTTTACCAATGCAATCGTTCACCACCGCCACATGAGAGGTCTCGATCTTGAGAAGAAAACTTTCAAGCAAGATttcatcaaaaagaaaaaaacaccTTCCATGCAAGAAGTATCAGAAGGTGTTTATGTTTTGCTGTAGATTACATCGTCGTCTGGAAGTTTTAGCTTTAACCTTAGGTAGTCAACCTGCAGTTTAAACTTTAATTTGATGTTTATTTCCATAGTGAGTATGTTGTGTGCACCAATATTGAAAATACTACTCATTATTGCATTAGCGGAGTGTGTTTGGCAAAAGAAGAATGCTCTAAAAACGCCTTAATTCTATTTTTTCTGCTCTTTAAGCCATGTGCTGATTGTGAACGTGGGTGCCCATGTTTGGTAATCTTGCACACATAAGAGTCTCACATCGAATAGTGGAGGAAGGAAGTTTCAGTAGGTTTACAGTCCTAAAAATATGATATTCTTTAAACATTAGAATTAAGTGGAGGTGTTAATGCACGCACTAATGAAATAGAGTCGAATTAAGTGGAGTAACTGTACAATGTATTGTCTTAACTCACTGGACCCGTACAAATTCATGTACGCACTAATAATATGGACTTAAATATGGTGGAAAGATTTGATCAAATTTGTGTTTGAGTAGTTGATTAGTGTAATGTaatggagtccggaaccaaaatgactccAAAAAAACACcgtgaaccaaaatatcccaagaAAAAGAATTAGTAGCAAAGTACTTTTAATGCAGTAAAATACTTCATTATTGGACTTAATCGTAACGGCTCAGTTAAGTCcaataacgcagtattttactgcgttattctgggtgtcctttttttttttttgttgttgttgttgtttcacACTTTTTCCGTACTTTGGGCTAGGGGTGGACATGGTATGGTAGATACCGATTACCATACCAAAATCGAAATTTTTTATACCGCGATTTCGGTATTAtagtatttggtatgcatttttaaaaagtttggtattcgaTACGGTATTCGGTATTCATAACAAAAATACTGAAATACCAAATACCATGccgaagtatataattacatatacaattcatatatcttactattataatactaacaaatatataaactagtgtTATTAGAAAATTAAGTGTTTAAGTGTTGGAACTTTGACTACcctatcttgatttaaatgtcttttttgtgtaattgatttacgaagggaattgcttgtactttcttttgaatatttttacatgtgtaaggtgtttaGTACATAATAATTGAGACATTTCGTAAGTAGTggaagtcataattctccacgATATGAGTATTTATAAGTCGAAGTCGATCAAACTATGGTATCGATTTACCGTACCGTAAAAATACCGAAACCGAATtttaaaataccgaaccataccgaattaatttggtacggTAATGGCATAGTATTTTTAGAAATCGAAATTACCGTCCCGAAGTATCAtaccataccatgcccacccctactttGGGCATAGATCAAGATTCTGGAacttaaatattttatatagaaccctacttatttttgtgtgattaataaggtaggctcaatacatcaaggataaacAAAActtcggatcgtcgttttagtggttgaaaagtgcttgaattccatttttatttgaagacttgttgtcattagcttaaagttttttatttttagggtctAGTTTAAGTgcgttattttttaatgcgtaactttatttcgaatatgttgcgatctttttaaacTAGGATTATTTATTATTAAGAAATAGATAGacaaaaaatatacttaatatttACTAAAACATGCACCATGCACTCAACCAAGGcatggttgaaaagtgctcgattaTTAGTGATGTTTGATGTGGCATGAACTTAAGTAGTTATATAAATTGATAAGATAAAATTATCAAAGAATGAGTATAGGGAGAaaaagtagttgtaaattggtgaaactttaaatggtcataactttgcgcttgGACATCCGATTTAGGCCCTTTTTTTTGGATATTTTTTGGAGATCTAGCCGTGCAAACgtcgcaaggcggtttggccagTCCAATTTTTAGAAAACCCTCTTTTttcccattcaatttgaattttgccccaaattggtgcacaattttcattcatctttagtaaaaatcgagtgataaaaaatatatttgaagATGCTAATCCCGTAGTAATGATGTTTTAAATGTCAATTTCAAGGatcgaaattcaatttatgaaaacaagTTAGATGGCATTAGTGAactttataaataataaaaaatgtcTACATTGTCACTTTCACAAACTTGGCTCAGTGATTTAGCCATctcttttttacttcttttttatcCCAACCATCAGGAATCAAACCCAGGCGGGTGCATGTTTTAGTAAATATTAAGTATATTTTGTGTATCTATTTTGTAataataaatcttattttaaaaagatcgcaacatattcaaaataaagttacacTTATCACAAGTCTTGTGATATATATGATACACATAGAAATGAACATCTTTGAGCAAGGAATCCCTAGTTGAATGATTCCCGATCAATACAatacattaaaaaataacacacttaaggaatacttagtgtttttttttcatactttgaccaacaatTAGTCATGTGTCAAGCCTATGAAatgttaatattttatatagaacttaataattttttttgcaCACTATATTGAAGGCTCAATGCATCAAgcatacgtaaacgttcggattgtcgttttaggggttgaaaaggtacgcgaagtaagttttatttgaaaactttaggtttaagtgttttattttttaagggtttgatttaagcgtgttatttctTAATCAATACATAAccttattttgaatataaatctaattcaattagataaaaacgtATTTAATATGATGATacacaatagatttcaacgtaaaaatcccgaggtaatgtagctgtgaatgtcaattttacTTTTGTGGTTTCAATTTTCGAAAATAAACCTGACTAATTTtttcgacatataaagttgactaaaataaccttacaataatagaacacttaaacctaaagttttcaaacaaaacttacttcgggcaccttttcaacccctaaaacgacgatccgaacgtctatgtATCCTTGACGTATTGAGCCTACAtcattgtacgcagaaaaaaatatcaggttctatataaaatattgacgtttcggagtgttgacacacgactaatagttggtcaaagtatgaaaaaaaaactaagtgttgcaaaaaaaaaaaaagttaaccaattttttttttactggtcTCTATAATGCATTTACTGCgttatatcaaaaaaaaaaaattagcgcattattttactgcgttaaatgACTTAACTGCATCGTTACGGTTAAGTcatttaacgcagtaaaatactgcattaaagatagttttatatgatttttttttttttgaggtattTGGTTAGTTATCTTTTTTATGCGGTTATTTTAATTCCGGACTCAATGTAATGTGGGTGGGGTTAAGTGTTCTCTATTAGTTGTGATTGATTGCGTAGGTAATGTAGGCGAATTCAATGTTTACTGCTTAGGTGCAGTTGCTTAACTAAGAATGGAAGAAATTGATGGCTAATCCCAAATTCAATGAAAAGAGTTTATGTTATGATAAATACACTTTCGGTATAAGAAATCTTTACATTATCACGTCATCTTTATCTATTATAgataatttatcttatttttaaaattataaatttaacATGTTAAGAACACTTACTTTGTAAGTATTTTTTAAATCTAATAGTGTAAATTTGAAAGGAGCGTTTGTTGTAGTATGTGAAGTAAAGGAAGCATTAGCATGGAATAATGTGACCGACAAGAGGCAGCGTTCCGTCCAGGCTACGTCAAGCCAAACTCCCGCACGCTTCTTGGTTGACTCTATCTAGGCTTTCCCAATCTGTACCTTTCAATTTGAATTCTGCAGGCTTAATGCAAGTGGTACAAATCGAAATAAAGTATTTGAACTTATcgttgataaaaaaataaaaataaaaatcaaaactcacttatgtttggttatagttactccctccgtctcataataagtgtcaatttagtaaaaaaaaaattgtctcataataattgtcatcttagaaaatcaagacataaattgaataattttttcaattctacccttGGAAAAAAAATGATGAGTTAAAGTAACATCTTAACGATGATtgaaaaagccacatagtaatttgGTGTTATTGGATTTCCAATATCAAATGGATTACTACTAATGGATGCTCTAATCAAgaagaaaaattaatttatttttattatatcggggtaatttagtaaacttcacattacattattaattttttaatatgtgtattttttgctaagatgacacttattatgtgaTGGATAAAGTAATTTACTTAGAAGATTCGAGAtcgaaaattattattttaatttaacatacactacagttttttttttcttactcaaTTTCAACTCAAGATGTTCAGTTTTCGTAAATATTGATTGTTAAATGGAGCAACTTCGTGATTGCAACATTTGACATATGACACGTTCTCCCTAGCAAGATGTTTGGTTTTTCTCGCTGTTTTTGTCGCATTTAAATGGAGTGACTCAAAATCACACATCAATAGAGGAGTTGCCATTTATCTCTTCTCAAAATGAGCGACAAATACTTATAGAGTTGAACAATTTACACGTTCCTTTTAAAGAAATGACGGAATTTATATATAAGGGTAATTTGTTTAATTTTCAGTCTTGATTTGATCACTagatttttatatttcttaaataaAATTGATAAATTTAGAATTACATATAGAGTACGTATTATACATCATATAGTCTTATTTTAAGTGACTCAAGAAATTAAGGTAAAACTATTGTTTGACTTCTCAATAATAATACCATCATATAAAATGGAACGAGTTGGAATTGAAATGGTTCACTATCTTTCGGAAGAACTATAATTACAAACTAGAcatcaaatatttttaaaatgattAACAAAAtcataatttgaaaaaaaaaaaaagaaagagaaaactgACTATCAAATTGTAATCAAAGGGTTCCCGATGTTGGAACTGTTGTTTGAGTTAGTCAAAAGCTGtttaccacaaaaaaaaaaatgtcgaaAGCTTAATGCCTCGTTAAAATTTGATTAGTCAAATCTTCATGTAAAAATTTATATTTGAAAATCTGATTAGAAAGGGGGTAGGAGAGATTTGAATATGTAGTGCATGGCCATGTCAGCTATGGAAGACAGTGAGGAAGAAATTACTCAAAAGTCGTCGAGTTGACCATGACGGGTTGGGGGAGTTCAGATTTCAAGTGAGTAATATCTTTAGTGTTCCACTAATCAGACATTATATATCACTGTAGCAATCATGTAAGTTCATGGTTGCCTATATTTTTGTAGCACATGATTTGGCTCTAATTTAATGATTGAGGTACTTGTTTCCATCATTACTTCTCTTTTCAAAATTTGAACTTCCTATAGAACATTTAGACAGATATAGCAAGTTCCATCTGATGTGTCATATACTCTACCTACTAGCTAGACTTGGTGCTATAAAACTTGTATAATCGGTGGACCTTTGAGgtgtttaagtttttttttttttttttgggtctttCATTTGTTAATATGGATATAATTAGTGAGGACAGAAGTGAATCTATAAGGTTATCTAATTCGATCGAATTCATTAGCTTTAGTCTAAATCGTATATTTGtattaagatatttattaaatattttttgtattaagatatttgctaaatatttttaaaagtcaAATCAGATCCCAATTACTAACATTTAATATGTTATTCTAGAATTTAGaatatataaagttcatattttGACTTCGCCTCTGGATGAGATTCATATAACCGAACTTAACTTGATTGATATTGAAGCGAAATCGACTAATTGTTAAATTGTTTTTGTGTTGTAAGAATGGCCATTCTTGAAATTAATACATCTGGAAATGCCACTGTCCTCTGTTTCAAAATGGGATCAGGAATATTAAAATTTGTATAAATTTGAATTTGGAAGGACCATTTCATGTGTAGTAAATTTGAAATGATATAGGTCAATTTAGGTTTGACTGGAAACTTACTTTGAACTTATTTTTGGCCTGAAGCATAAGTACATCAAAACTGTTTGAAAAGGTTGGTGAGCTCCTCATCTTTCTTAATTTGTTTATAGAACATTCTTTTCATTTTAAAATGTTCCAATTTCTTGAAATTATTTTATATCTATATAACTTTCGCCACTTTAAAAGTACGAATTCATTAAACTGTTGAAAATTCTAACCTTATTTAGTATGATTTTTTCTGTAATTAAATTAACTTTTCAATCATTACTTCAATTTTCTTCCGGAATTACTAATATAACATACGAGTCAAACCAAAATCTtagctagcgtttggccatagatttccaaaataaatttttaaaaattgattTGGGTGAAGTTTTAAAAATGTGTTTGatcataatttttcaaaacatatttcactttttattttgaaaaacatGAAACATTACTTATATCCATAAGTTCTAAAAATTATCAAGACTACCCAACCATACAAAACATAAATAGGATTAATAAGATAAGGTCTAGCCTCCCTTGCTTGTACCTTTTACTTTGAGTTCCATTTTTAAATCTTACTAAAGAAAAATACAAAACATGTATACTTGTTAATCCCAAATTATGCTGaacatgatattttaataacAATTGCTAATTACACACTTACTAGCTActacaattcaaattacaatacaaaGATCCAACCGTTCATGAAAAAAACAACGGTAGTAACTAGCTTAGCTCGTTCACTTTATAGAAAAGAATACTTTAATTGTGAAAATATGATACATACGCCTTTAATGGAGGAACATGATAGATAAAATTAGTTGAGTCATAaataaatttttttataaaatacaaaaatttgaagtagtttttaaaagttttgaaaaggccAAAACATAGATCTTAAATATTAAAAAAGATATTGGAGCTTCGCAAGTGGCTTCTTTTAGGTGCTATTTCTGGtggattttccttttttttttttttttacctcttaTTATATGACAAAATTGAATTGCATTTTTTTCCATAAAAGTACCactttttttaatccaaaagtgCCACTAAGCAGTACAGTACCAGATACACGTGCTACTAGTAGTTGTACACCACCCACTATAAAAGCTTTTCAAAAAGCAAATATTTCTCATGGGTCCCACACTCCACACACGTGGCAACTTTACTCTGACACATCAGCCCCTTGGTAAAACAAAACAAATTCTTGTAATAACACTTTCAAATTTCAACCAAATACCAACGGTCTGATTCACTGTTTCAATCCTTCAATCACAACCGTCCATTTATTAGCATGCTCTCCTTGCTGTATCATTATTGGAAAGAATCTAGGTGACAATAAGACAGGTCTGTATCTGACATTTTCTTCTTATTATAGAAAGAGAAGAGAGATTTGGGGTGTCTCTGATTTTGATTTTTGAATGAAGATTTTGTTGTTTTTCTCTCTGTTCTGTCTTCTTCTAGTACTTTAACTGGTGACCTATTTTTAAACTAGAGGTGCTGTGTAACAGCTACATTTAGCTGATTCTACTTCTAGTTCAAAATTCTTCTCCGTTTCTAGCCATTTCTTTCATAAAACAACCAAATTTCCTTTTAGAAGATGGCCAAATAGGAGTTACATACAATTTTCTGGTTTGTGGTCAGCATTGAGATTTAGGGGTGTTTCTTGATTTACATCTCTTACAGAATTTTGATCAAAGTTTCAATCTTTTTACCAAAAGGAAGGGCTTTTGGGAAGTAAAACTCCAGTTTAAGAGGGGTTTGGAAGGATTTTAGGATCAAAGCTATTTTTGGTGTTACCAATCTAGCatctttgtttctgagtcttAAAGGTTGGTTCTTTAGCTTTTTCTTTCACTTGATCCAGTGTCCATTTCCCCAGTTCAAAATTCTTCTCATTTTATAACCATTTTCTTTATAAAACAACCAAAAAATTCCTTTTGGAAGATGACCAGATAATAGTACATGTATTTTCTGGTTTGTGAGATTGGGGGTGTTTCTTGATTTACATTTATAACAAAATTTTGATCAAAGTTTCAATCTTTTTACCAAAAATTAAGGCTTTACTGAGAAAAAGACCTCCAGCTTCACAGGGTTTGGAAAAAATTTAGGATCAAGCTATGTTTGGTTCCTTTCAGTTGAGGAAAAAGGGTGCTATCAATTGTTAAGAGTCTTAAAGGTTGGTTCTTTAGCTTTTAATTCACTTGATCTAAGATTAGACAGGGGGAAAAAGGgtctttttctttcttgatttttcaaatctTAGATAAATAGTAGTGAGTGATCATTATTTTTGGGATTTATTTTGCTGATTGTGATATTTGCTTGCAGAAACAGTATTGGAAGTCTTTAAGTGGTTGAGAAAGCTTTGAGTGGCTTTGATGACAGCCAAAAGACTAGTCAAATAGAGTTATACTTTAAAATTTCAATTCTTGTTATTTATTGCAGAAAATTTGTTGAACATTCTTATAGTGGGAGCTTGGTCCCATTTATAAAATTTAAGACACAAAACCATGTATGTACAACTGGAGAGCAAAAAAGATCCTATCTTCTCTTCAAAGCAAAGAGTTTTTCTTTTTCAACACTATACCAGCAATGGTTATCTATATATATGGGGATAAAGTTGGAATTAAGTTACAAATAGAACTATTGGACTGTCCTTTCTTGGAATTTTGGCCTTAGATTTAGATCTACTCCATGTTATGCCTTTTGTTATGTGGTAGTTGAACATTTTTCTATTCATTCTAGAATCAATGTCCTATTCCGTGGCTGAAAGGTAAAGTTATgaagttcctttttttttttctttactaaCTTGCCCTTCTCTTTCCCCCAAATGCCCTGTTGATAATATCACCTGTATAGGGGGCATTTTGGTCATGGTGTAAAAATCAGCCGACATTTTTTAATGACTATATACTTGTGTATTTGTAGAAGAGTTCCATCATTTCACTTCCATCAGCTGTCAATGAATCTGTCAAACTTTGTTTTTACTTGAGATTTCCATGATGATTTTTCATTCTACTTGAAAAAACTTTTGAGTGAACTCGTGTGGGGACTACTTTATTAGGTGCTAAGTAATTGTCTGTGGGCTTTCATTTTCAGCAAAACCAGACTTCTGTGATCATGCAAGATACTGGAAACCTCTAATGTTTGGCCTCCCtgtcctttatttatttattgaagTTTTTTTTTGCTGATGCTCCTATAGTTTAATGTTTTATGATTGTAACTGCTCCAACAACTTTAACTTTTCTAGGAGAAAGTATGGTATTTTTTATACTTATCTGAAACTAGCCACCTCTTTTATGGTTTTAGTTTGTCTGAAGCTTACTTTTTCATCTGAAAGGCATCTTGGTGCTTAgctgactcattttcttcctaAAGAATCATTTCCTTGTGGATTCTCTTCTCCTTTGATATCAAACTCTCAAAATGGGTAGTTGTCTAGGAACTTGATCCATGTTTAATTCAGTTCATGTGAAAGATTGTATATTTTCCTATAGAACTTGTCAGTGTCACTGTCATTAAAGTTCTTGGTTTTCTGAATTGCAGTTCTACTCAGCAGTAGTATAGCATCTGATCGCTTGCCTCTACTTCATATCATGGTGGAGGAGATTGGTAACTTGTCGGTTGAAGAATGGCTCTCGCGTGCACAGGAGCTTGTGCCTGTGGCACTTGAGAAGGCAAGAGAGGTTAAAGGATTCCCTGGTAGATGGAAGATGATTATTTCAAAATTGGAACAGATCCCAAACCGGCTATCTGATTTGTCTAGCCACCCTTTCTTCTCAAAGAATGCTCTTTGTAAGGAGCAATTGCAGACAGTGTCGAAGACGTTAAATGAAGCTGTTGAATTAGCAGAGAAGTGTGTGAAAGAGAAGTACGAGGGAAAACTTCGGATGCAAAGTGATTTAGATGCATTGACAGGGAGATTGGATTTGAATTTACGTGATTGTGGGCTCTTAATCAAGTCTGGAGTGCTTGGTGAGGTTACTTTGCCGTCATCTGTTGCGAGCACATCCGCGACACCTGAGGCGGCAGTAAATGGAAATTTACGAGAATTGCTTGCTCGGCTTCAGATTGGCCACTTGGAGGCTAAACATAAGGCTCTTGATAACCTTCTTGAAGTCATGAAAGAAGATGAGAAAAATGTTTTGGCTGTCCTAGGTCGAAGCAATATCGCGGCTCTAGTCCAATTATTAACTGCTACTTCCCCTCGAATGAGGGAGAAGACCGTAACTGTAATTTGCTCGCTTGCAGAATCCGGGAGTTGTGAGGATTGGCTTGTTTCAGAAGGTGTTCTCCCTCCTCTTATACGTCTTGTTGAATCAGGTACAACTGTGAGTAAAGAGAAGGCCACCATTTCTCTCCAGAGATTGTCGATGACAGCAGAAACAGCTCGTTCTATTGTCGGACATGGCGGGATTAGGCCTCTAATCGACATCTGCCGGAGCGGTGACTCTGTTTCACAGGCGGCTGCTGCTTGTACCCTAAAAAATATATCTGCTGTTCCAGAAGTTCGACAAGCTCTAGCTGAAGAAGGAATCATAAAAGTTATGATAAATCTCCTTGATTGTGGAATACTGTTGGGATCTAAAGAGTATGCAGCTGAATGCTTGCAAAA
The sequence above is a segment of the Lycium barbarum isolate Lr01 chromosome 6, ASM1917538v2, whole genome shotgun sequence genome. Coding sequences within it:
- the LOC132645664 gene encoding vacuolar protein 8-like isoform X2, with the protein product MIVTAPTTLTFLGEILLSSSIASDRLPLLHIMVEEIGNLSVEEWLSRAQELVPVALEKAREVKGFPGRWKMIISKLEQIPNRLSDLSSHPFFSKNALCKEQLQTVSKTLNEAVELAEKCVKEKYEGKLRMQSDLDALTGRLDLNLRDCGLLIKSGVLGEVTLPSSVASTSATPEAAVNGNLRELLARLQIGHLEAKHKALDNLLEVMKEDEKNVLAVLGRSNIAALVQLLTATSPRMREKTVTVICSLAESGSCEDWLVSEGVLPPLIRLVESGTTVSKEKATISLQRLSMTAETARSIVGHGGIRPLIDICRSGDSVSQAAAACTLKNISAVPEVRQALAEEGIIKVMINLLDCGILLGSKEYAAECLQNLTSGNDDLRRSVVSEGGIRSLLAYLDGPLPQESAVGALRNLVGSVPMDILISLGLLPRLVHVLKSGSLGAQQAAASAVCRICASTEMKRLLGEAGCIPLLIKMLEAKVNGVREVAAQAIASLMSLAHNCREVKRDDKSVPNLVQLLDPAPQNTAKKYAVACLSLLSSSKKCKKLMISYGAIGYLKKLTEMDIPGAKKLLERLERGKLRSLFSRK
- the LOC132645664 gene encoding vacuolar protein 8-like isoform X3; amino-acid sequence: MVLLSSSIASDRLPLLHIMVEEIGNLSVEEWLSRAQELVPVALEKAREVKGFPGRWKMIISKLEQIPNRLSDLSSHPFFSKNALCKEQLQTVSKTLNEAVELAEKCVKEKYEGKLRMQSDLDALTGRLDLNLRDCGLLIKSGVLGEVTLPSSVASTSATPEAAVNGNLRELLARLQIGHLEAKHKALDNLLEVMKEDEKNVLAVLGRSNIAALVQLLTATSPRMREKTVTVICSLAESGSCEDWLVSEGVLPPLIRLVESGTTVSKEKATISLQRLSMTAETARSIVGHGGIRPLIDICRSGDSVSQAAAACTLKNISAVPEVRQALAEEGIIKVMINLLDCGILLGSKEYAAECLQNLTSGNDDLRRSVVSEGGIRSLLAYLDGPLPQESAVGALRNLVGSVPMDILISLGLLPRLVHVLKSGSLGAQQAAASAVCRICASTEMKRLLGEAGCIPLLIKMLEAKVNGVREVAAQAIASLMSLAHNCREVKRDDKSVPNLVQLLDPAPQNTAKKYAVACLSLLSSSKKCKKLMISYGAIGYLKKLTEMDIPGAKKLLERLERGKLRSLFSRK
- the LOC132645664 gene encoding vacuolar protein 8-like isoform X1 encodes the protein MVEEIGNLSVEEWLSRAQELVPVALEKAREVKGFPGRWKMIISKLEQIPNRLSDLSSHPFFSKNALCKEQLQTVSKTLNEAVELAEKCVKEKYEGKLRMQSDLDALTGRLDLNLRDCGLLIKSGVLGEVTLPSSVASTSATPEAAVNGNLRELLARLQIGHLEAKHKALDNLLEVMKEDEKNVLAVLGRSNIAALVQLLTATSPRMREKTVTVICSLAESGSCEDWLVSEGVLPPLIRLVESGTTVSKEKATISLQRLSMTAETARSIVGHGGIRPLIDICRSGDSVSQAAAACTLKNISAVPEVRQALAEEGIIKVMINLLDCGILLGSKEYAAECLQNLTSGNDDLRRSVVSEGGIRSLLAYLDGPLPQESAVGALRNLVGSVPMDILISLGLLPRLVHVLKSGSLGAQQAAASAVCRICASTEMKRLLGEAGCIPLLIKMLEAKVNGVREVAAQAIASLMSLAHNCREVKRDDKSVPNLVQLLDPAPQNTAKKYAVACLSLLSSSKKCKKLMISYGAIGYLKKLTEMDIPGAKKLLERLERGKLRSLFSRK